In the Clavelina lepadiformis chromosome 8, kaClaLepa1.1, whole genome shotgun sequence genome, one interval contains:
- the LOC143468720 gene encoding germinal-center associated nuclear protein-like isoform X3, giving the protein MDKSGKFPATPGLFPTPTTHPSVFGQFSESSKPAGLFKPAKTPPPYGSQVSPPGPTSFEAFQLPKGNIAKSSFATSSESFGGLTSGLSTSPFQAGPLKSLITSGRKRSLDAEFGQAEEQLDAGSRNVQGKRPAHEQVARGLFGKAMSHVAATSRPSREKRIGLTQAHQISPPQAAAIFGRRRSSASISSFDSSGPKSSTLICTTVPEKLNKEDILRKHFKRFGDVKRVICNIQKNSATIRFSTTQAAAAAKDKGKTLQGKNIHIYFQKKRPTSTDRVEGQLQQLDQATTKPGPPKLMQATTKKPAATSEMKLSFPFQALPSNVKMLSSVSGKSDAEKLAVLEKIDKVFRSRVIKESDWTKASIVQGTCPDMCPEKERYLRQHNNLLSPYEWDSNRKMNHMLVVKEYSRSSADQEEALPHELRPPHVLRITMDYLLTHVMKNVDHDRVSDWYDFLWNRTRAVRKEISIQQTNDFVSVGIMEECARFHICCAHELCETDRLNFDPKINNENLEKTMKTVLDMYDDIRIHAPDAYLPNETEFRGYHILLNVNKSADVLRELQNMKMDIRSSDDIKLAVAAFSAVHSNNFSRFFNVLRHATYLQASLLHRYFMQVRRKAIMILAKAYKTSKGTAVLPVDDVIRMLHFNDYMELNEFCANHVITLSNGCLELFRNETYDPEGSVSIFRSKEISSKMNGFCLGEIIAHNHNPSADLHVPTSSFNEDGEYIGPHTSLLAPSKGEESSTVAMVRKLESKGISNDTVKLLTKSVIFEVIDQSVLSVANEVFRATQQVLATSDVSNDVFNEFIQSEMKKMVSTVLVEEKIQREVELAEAEERARKSAEEARRRKEQAEEEERKRREEMRRKKEEQEAISRSILLIADALVLDFVKTDVRQISTSVYRDEKLNYYSDVITDDFIKTALHENLTDISSNVIKSERKKKHNKIFKQVHTRRSVIRFQKWREILKSLQEYRLACQTFPSAPIARNFRDQVRSLLPYHVGGGIDRRRSFPIDKRNNFKLSLQPPSVLLAQHVENQTLVNERITSHQAACFNRLPLIGLVNAALPSTPGDDRGQGFKLWKVGLVCMGPSDGAHLAWLQHKLGFRTRNSPDVKSSVVFLQDFDCVKDFDHLERCRVCVSCKNLQDGVASRSDIMGTSGLILFLSSVNDGRLILKNLKNLFHHKPNNPQIPILIVTLGSEGYDVIKALIMDQYSDHFSSCKLLELMENDFMKNSSMLKDEVRWLVSSYPQYPDVSCSIMRDVLEEELSFKYITPLHRHIALRRQQNLYNLAPQEIIEMYNGVIDGIRDVLTNTDLVDVSWPMAELQSHVGGFKQQPDAEWNTPAQFDKINSVCAKLKLPTFPDFDDSDSLSDIQSKVLKYCLQMLPNHTALAMTLDASIVDFIHSQLIEDCEDFVLHFPWEKVVNAIASTSFRDVIYNSEEGNMLVAYFGTDLHQVSLPQKFLVIFNQVEFNEMEEKELDTINLNESFHSQEMGATHNLQSILHRSKNKTNHEVSWIEEESDTQVTTNKAVNLRSQIKKEAIESDRFEKYLETLLREGAAQLNVVPTT; this is encoded by the exons ATGGACAAATCGGGAAAATTCCCTGCAACGCCCGGGCTCTTTCCAACACCAACCACTCATCCATCTGTATTTGGTCAGTTTTCGGAGAGCAGCAAACCAGCTGGCTTGTTTAAACCGGCTAAAACTCCACCACCTTATGGAAGTCAAGTTTCACCGCCGGGGCCTACTTCATTTGAAGCATTTCAGCTTCCAAAAGGCAACATTGCGAAATCCAGTTTTGCGACATCGTCTGAGTCTTTTGGTGGCTTAACTTCAGGATTATCAACTTCTCCATTTCAGG CAGGTCCATTAAAAAGCTTAATTACAAGTGGAAGAAAAAGATCATTGGATGCTGAGTTTG GACAAGCAGAAGAGCAGCTTGATGCTGGGAGTAGAAATGTGCAAGGGAAACGTCCTGCTCATGAACAAGTCGCAAGAG GTTTGTTCGGTAAAGCAATGTCACACGTTGCAGCAACATCTCGACCGAGCAGAGAAAAACGGATAGGCCTGACACAAGCACATCAAATCTCCCCACCACAAG CTGCTGCTATATTTGGGCGAAGACGATCCTCTGCATCAATATCGTCGTTTGACTCATCGGGTCCCAAATCGTCGACCTTGATTTGCACGACGGTTCCGGAAAAATTGAATAAAGAAGATATTTTGcgaaaacatttcaaaag GTTCGGTGACGTCAAACGAGTTATTTGCAATATCCAGAAAAACTCGGCAACGATCAGGTTCTCCACTACGCAAGCTGCTGCTGCTGCCAAGGATAAAGGAAAG ACTTTACAGGGAAAAAACATTcacatttattttcaaaagaagCGGCCGACTTCCACAGACAGAGTGGAAG GTCAACTTCAGCAACTAGACCAAGCAACCACTAAGCCTGGGCCTCCAAAG TTGATGCAAGCCACCACAAAGAAACCTGCAGCGACAAGTGAGATGAAATTAAGTTTTCCATTTCAAGCCCTACCAAGCAATGTTAAAATGCTCAG TTCAGTATCCGGCAAATCTGACGCTGAAAAACTTGCGGTCTTGGAAAAAATCGACAAAGTTTTCCGATCACGAGTCATAAAGGAATCGGACTGGACTAAAGCTTCGATCGTGCAGGGAACGTGTCCCGATATGTGTCCGG AGAAGGAGCGTTATCTGAGGCAGCATAATAATCTCCTTTCCCCTTATGAATGGGATTCAAACAGGAAAATGAACCATATGTTGGTGGTGAAAGAATACAGCCGTTCATCTGCTGACCAG GAAGAAGCATTACCCCATGAACTCCGCCCTCCCCACGTACTTCGAATAACAATGGATTACTTACTTACCCATGTTATGAAGAACGTCGACCACGATCGAGTCTCTGATTG gTATGACTTCTTATGGAATCGTACTCGAGCTGTTCGAAAGGAAATTTCCATCCAACAAACCAATGATTTCGTGTCGGTTGGAATAATGGAGGAATGTGCCAG GTTTCATATCTGCTGTGCCCATGAACTCTGTGAGACTGACCGCCTCAACTTTGACCCAAAGATCAACAacgaaaatttggaaaaaacgATGAAGACTGTGTTGGACATGTACGATGACATAAGAATACATG CGCCTGACGCATATCTTCCCAATGAAACTGAGTTCCGAGGCTACCATATTTTGCTCAACGTGAACAAAAGTGCTGATGTGCTGAG AGAGCTGCAGAATATGAAGATGGATATCCGATCTTCCGACGATATCAAACTGGCCGTCGCAGCATTCTCAGCAGTTCATAGCAATAACTTCTCCCGTTTCTTTAACGTACTTCGGCACGCAACTTACTTGCAAGCTTCCCTGCTCCATCGATATTTCATGCAG GTGCGGAGAAAAGCGATTATGATTTTGGCAAAAGCTTACAAAACATCGAAAGGAACAGCAGTTTTACCggttgatgatgtcatcagaATGTTACACTTCAATGATTACATGGAGTTGAACGAATTCTGTGCAAACCATGTGATAACCTTAAGCAATGG GTGCCTTGAACTATTTCGCAACGAAACTTACGACCCAGAAGGCTCAGTTTCAATTTTCCGATCGAAAGAAATATCGTCAAAAATGAATGGATTTTGTCTTGGAGAAATCATCGCGCATAATCACAACCCTTCAGCAGATCTGCACGTTCCCACGTCAAGCTTCAACGAAGATGGAGA ATACATCGGGCCACATACTTCATTGCTGGCGCCCAGCAAAGGTGAAGAATCGTCGACTGTTGCAATGGTCAGGAAACTTGAAAGCAAAGGCATCAGCAACGAT ACTGTGAAGCTTCTTACAAAATCGGTTATTTTCGAAGTGATTGACCAATCAGTGCTTAGCGTTGCCAATGAG GTGTTCAGAGCTACACAGCAGGTTCTAGCAACCAGTGACGTGTCCAACGATGTTTTCAACGAATTCATTCAAAGCGAGATGAAAAAAATGGTGTCCACTGTTCTAGTTGAAGAAAAAATTCAACGCGAAGT ggagCTGGCAGAAGCAGAAGAAAGAGCAAGGAAGTCAGCTGAGGAAGCAAGGAGGCGCAAGGAACAAGCAGAGGAAGaggaaagaaaaagaagagaGGAAATGCGAAGGAAAAAGGAGGAGCAAGAAGCGATATCTCGATCGATTCTTCTCATCGCGGACGCTCTCGTGCTCGATTTTGTCAAAACCGACGTCCGACAAATCTCCACCAGTGTTTATAG AGACGAGAAGTTAAATTACTATTCTGATGTCATCACTGATGACTTCATCAAAACAGCATTGCATGAAAATTTAACTGATATTTCATCAAATGTCATTAAgtcagaaagaaagaaaaagcaCAATAAAATATTCAAGCAAGTTCATACAAGACGTTCAGTCATCAGATTTCAAAA GTGGAGAGAAATATTGAAAAGCTTGCAGGAATATAGACTTGCCTGCCAGACATTTCCGAGTGCTCCTATCGCTCGGAACTTTCGAGACCAAGTGCGCTCTCTGCTGCCATATCATGTGGGTGGTGGGATTGATCGAAGAAGAAGTTTTCCGATTGATAAACGAAACAACTTCAAACTCTCACTTCAGCCGCCATCGGT ACTTCTCGCACAGCATGTAGAGAACCAAACGTTGGTCAATGAACGGATCACTAGCCACCAGGCGGCATGCTTCAATCGGTTGCCATTGATTGGTCTCGTAAATGCTGCCCTGCCTTCCACTCCAGGTGATGATCGCGGACAAGGGTTTAAACTCTGGAAAGTTGGTCTGGTCTGCATGGGACCATCAGATGG GGCACATTTGGCATGGCTCCAACATAAACTTGGATTTCGCACAAGAAACTCTCCTGACGTTAAATCCAGCGTCGTATTTTTGCAAGATTTTGATTGCGTTAAAGACTTTGACCACTTGGAGCGTTGTAGAGTTTGTGTGTCGTGCAAG AACCTACAAGATGGGGTCGCCTCTAGGTCAGACATCATGGGAACTTCAggattaattttgtttctgtcGAGTGTGAACGACGGGAGACTTATTCTG aaaaatttgaagaatTTGTTTCATCATAAACCTAATAATCCTCAAATTCCGATTCTGATTGTCACTTTGGGGTCTGAAGGTTATGACGTTATAAAAG CTTTGATCATGGACCAATATTCTGATCACTTCTCTTCCTGCAAACTGCTCGAATTGATGGAAAATGATTTCATGAAAAATTCGTCTATG CTCAAGGATGAGGTGAGATGGCTGGTGTCAAGCTATCCTCAATACCCTGACGTTTCCTGTTCAATCATGCGTGACGTTCTGGAAGAGGAATTGTCGTTCAAATATATCACTCCACTGCACAGGCACATAGCCCTCCGCAGACAGCAGAACTTGTATAACTTG GCTCCACAGGAAATCATTGAAATGTACAACGGTGTTATAGACGGGATACGCGACGTTTTAACAAACACTGATTTGGTTGATGTTTCCTGGCCTATGGCTGAATTACAATCCCATG TCGGAGGGTTCAAACAGCAACCTGATGCTGAGTGGAACACGCCAGCGCAATTCGACAAAATAAACTCAGTTTGTGCAAAACTCAAGTTACCCACATTCCCAGATTTCGATGACAGTG ATTCATTAAGTGACATTCAAAGCAAAGTGTTGAAGTATTGCCTTCAAATGCTTCCAAACCACACAGCACTAGCAATGACATTAGACGCCAGCATCGTGGATTTTATTCATTCCCAACTCATAGAAGATTGTGAAGATTTCGTTCTTCACTTCCCTTGGGAAAAAGTAGTAAATGCGATCGCCAGCACGAGctttcgtgacgtcatttaCAACTCTGAGGAAG GCAACATGCTGGTTGCTTACTTTGGAACAGACTTGCATCAAGTTTCTCTGCCTCAGAAGTTTCTTGTCATTTTTAATCAAGTtgaatttaatgaaatggAAGAAAAAGA ACTTGACACGATAAACCTGAATGAGAGCTTCCATTCACAAGAAATGGGAGCCACACACAACCTACAGAGCATCTTGCACCGGAGCAAAAATAAG ACGAACCATGAAGTGAGTTGGATAGAAGAAGAAAGCGACACCCAAGTCACCACGAACAAAGCGGTGAATCTGCGCtcacaaattaaaaaagaagcAATTGAAAGTGACAG GTTTGAGAAATACCTGGAGACCCTTCTCAGAGAAGGAGCAGCACAACTCAATGTTGTTCCAACAACATGA
- the LOC143468720 gene encoding germinal-center associated nuclear protein-like isoform X1 has translation MDKSGKFPATPGLFPTPTTHPSVFGQFSESSKPAGLFKPAKTPPPYGSQVSPPGPTSFEAFQLPKGNIAKSSFATSSESFGGLTSGLSTSPFQAGPLKSLITSGRKRSLDAEFGQAEEQLDAGSRNVQGKRPAHEQVARGLFGKAMSHVAATSRPSREKRIGLTQAHQISPPQAAAIFGRRRSSASISSFDSSGPKSSTLICTTVPEKLNKEDILRKHFKRFGDVKRVICNIQKNSATIRFSTTQAAAAAKDKGKTLQGKNIHIYFQKKRPTSTDRVEGQLQQLDQATTKPGPPKLMQATTKKPAATSEMKLSFPFQALPSNVKMLSSVSGKSDAEKLAVLEKIDKVFRSRVIKESDWTKASIVQGTCPDMCPEKERYLRQHNNLLSPYEWDSNRKMNHMLVVKEYSRSSADQEEALPHELRPPHVLRITMDYLLTHVMKNVDHDRVSDWYDFLWNRTRAVRKEISIQQTNDFVSVGIMEECARFHICCAHELCETDRLNFDPKINNENLEKTMKTVLDMYDDIRIHGTAPDAYLPNETEFRGYHILLNVNKSADVLRELQNMKMDIRSSDDIKLAVAAFSAVHSNNFSRFFNVLRHATYLQASLLHRYFMQVRRKAIMILAKAYKTSKGTAVLPVDDVIRMLHFNDYMELNEFCANHVITLSNGCLELFRNETYDPEGSVSIFRSKEISSKMNGFCLGEIIAHNHNPSADLHVPTSSFNEDGEYIGPHTSLLAPSKGEESSTVAMVRKLESKGISNDTVKLLTKSVIFEVIDQSVLSVANEVFRATQQVLATSDVSNDVFNEFIQSEMKKMVSTVLVEEKIQREVELAEAEERARKSAEEARRRKEQAEEEERKRREEMRRKKEEQEAISRSILLIADALVLDFVKTDVRQISTSVYRDEKLNYYSDVITDDFIKTALHENLTDISSNVIKSERKKKHNKIFKQVHTRRSVIRFQKWREILKSLQEYRLACQTFPSAPIARNFRDQVRSLLPYHVGGGIDRRRSFPIDKRNNFKLSLQPPSVLLAQHVENQTLVNERITSHQAACFNRLPLIGLVNAALPSTPGDDRGQGFKLWKVGLVCMGPSDGAHLAWLQHKLGFRTRNSPDVKSSVVFLQDFDCVKDFDHLERCRVCVSCKNLQDGVASRSDIMGTSGLILFLSSVNDGRLILKNLKNLFHHKPNNPQIPILIVTLGSEGYDVIKALIMDQYSDHFSSCKLLELMENDFMKNSSMLKDEVRWLVSSYPQYPDVSCSIMRDVLEEELSFKYITPLHRHIALRRQQNLYNLAPQEIIEMYNGVIDGIRDVLTNTDLVDVSWPMAELQSHVGGFKQQPDAEWNTPAQFDKINSVCAKLKLPTFPDFDDSDSLSDIQSKVLKYCLQMLPNHTALAMTLDASIVDFIHSQLIEDCEDFVLHFPWEKVVNAIASTSFRDVIYNSEEGNMLVAYFGTDLHQVSLPQKFLVIFNQVEFNEMEEKELDTINLNESFHSQEMGATHNLQSILHRSKNKTNHEVSWIEEESDTQVTTNKAVNLRSQIKKEAIESDRFEKYLETLLREGAAQLNVVPTT, from the exons ATGGACAAATCGGGAAAATTCCCTGCAACGCCCGGGCTCTTTCCAACACCAACCACTCATCCATCTGTATTTGGTCAGTTTTCGGAGAGCAGCAAACCAGCTGGCTTGTTTAAACCGGCTAAAACTCCACCACCTTATGGAAGTCAAGTTTCACCGCCGGGGCCTACTTCATTTGAAGCATTTCAGCTTCCAAAAGGCAACATTGCGAAATCCAGTTTTGCGACATCGTCTGAGTCTTTTGGTGGCTTAACTTCAGGATTATCAACTTCTCCATTTCAGG CAGGTCCATTAAAAAGCTTAATTACAAGTGGAAGAAAAAGATCATTGGATGCTGAGTTTG GACAAGCAGAAGAGCAGCTTGATGCTGGGAGTAGAAATGTGCAAGGGAAACGTCCTGCTCATGAACAAGTCGCAAGAG GTTTGTTCGGTAAAGCAATGTCACACGTTGCAGCAACATCTCGACCGAGCAGAGAAAAACGGATAGGCCTGACACAAGCACATCAAATCTCCCCACCACAAG CTGCTGCTATATTTGGGCGAAGACGATCCTCTGCATCAATATCGTCGTTTGACTCATCGGGTCCCAAATCGTCGACCTTGATTTGCACGACGGTTCCGGAAAAATTGAATAAAGAAGATATTTTGcgaaaacatttcaaaag GTTCGGTGACGTCAAACGAGTTATTTGCAATATCCAGAAAAACTCGGCAACGATCAGGTTCTCCACTACGCAAGCTGCTGCTGCTGCCAAGGATAAAGGAAAG ACTTTACAGGGAAAAAACATTcacatttattttcaaaagaagCGGCCGACTTCCACAGACAGAGTGGAAG GTCAACTTCAGCAACTAGACCAAGCAACCACTAAGCCTGGGCCTCCAAAG TTGATGCAAGCCACCACAAAGAAACCTGCAGCGACAAGTGAGATGAAATTAAGTTTTCCATTTCAAGCCCTACCAAGCAATGTTAAAATGCTCAG TTCAGTATCCGGCAAATCTGACGCTGAAAAACTTGCGGTCTTGGAAAAAATCGACAAAGTTTTCCGATCACGAGTCATAAAGGAATCGGACTGGACTAAAGCTTCGATCGTGCAGGGAACGTGTCCCGATATGTGTCCGG AGAAGGAGCGTTATCTGAGGCAGCATAATAATCTCCTTTCCCCTTATGAATGGGATTCAAACAGGAAAATGAACCATATGTTGGTGGTGAAAGAATACAGCCGTTCATCTGCTGACCAG GAAGAAGCATTACCCCATGAACTCCGCCCTCCCCACGTACTTCGAATAACAATGGATTACTTACTTACCCATGTTATGAAGAACGTCGACCACGATCGAGTCTCTGATTG gTATGACTTCTTATGGAATCGTACTCGAGCTGTTCGAAAGGAAATTTCCATCCAACAAACCAATGATTTCGTGTCGGTTGGAATAATGGAGGAATGTGCCAG GTTTCATATCTGCTGTGCCCATGAACTCTGTGAGACTGACCGCCTCAACTTTGACCCAAAGATCAACAacgaaaatttggaaaaaacgATGAAGACTGTGTTGGACATGTACGATGACATAAGAATACATGGTACGG CGCCTGACGCATATCTTCCCAATGAAACTGAGTTCCGAGGCTACCATATTTTGCTCAACGTGAACAAAAGTGCTGATGTGCTGAG AGAGCTGCAGAATATGAAGATGGATATCCGATCTTCCGACGATATCAAACTGGCCGTCGCAGCATTCTCAGCAGTTCATAGCAATAACTTCTCCCGTTTCTTTAACGTACTTCGGCACGCAACTTACTTGCAAGCTTCCCTGCTCCATCGATATTTCATGCAG GTGCGGAGAAAAGCGATTATGATTTTGGCAAAAGCTTACAAAACATCGAAAGGAACAGCAGTTTTACCggttgatgatgtcatcagaATGTTACACTTCAATGATTACATGGAGTTGAACGAATTCTGTGCAAACCATGTGATAACCTTAAGCAATGG GTGCCTTGAACTATTTCGCAACGAAACTTACGACCCAGAAGGCTCAGTTTCAATTTTCCGATCGAAAGAAATATCGTCAAAAATGAATGGATTTTGTCTTGGAGAAATCATCGCGCATAATCACAACCCTTCAGCAGATCTGCACGTTCCCACGTCAAGCTTCAACGAAGATGGAGA ATACATCGGGCCACATACTTCATTGCTGGCGCCCAGCAAAGGTGAAGAATCGTCGACTGTTGCAATGGTCAGGAAACTTGAAAGCAAAGGCATCAGCAACGAT ACTGTGAAGCTTCTTACAAAATCGGTTATTTTCGAAGTGATTGACCAATCAGTGCTTAGCGTTGCCAATGAG GTGTTCAGAGCTACACAGCAGGTTCTAGCAACCAGTGACGTGTCCAACGATGTTTTCAACGAATTCATTCAAAGCGAGATGAAAAAAATGGTGTCCACTGTTCTAGTTGAAGAAAAAATTCAACGCGAAGT ggagCTGGCAGAAGCAGAAGAAAGAGCAAGGAAGTCAGCTGAGGAAGCAAGGAGGCGCAAGGAACAAGCAGAGGAAGaggaaagaaaaagaagagaGGAAATGCGAAGGAAAAAGGAGGAGCAAGAAGCGATATCTCGATCGATTCTTCTCATCGCGGACGCTCTCGTGCTCGATTTTGTCAAAACCGACGTCCGACAAATCTCCACCAGTGTTTATAG AGACGAGAAGTTAAATTACTATTCTGATGTCATCACTGATGACTTCATCAAAACAGCATTGCATGAAAATTTAACTGATATTTCATCAAATGTCATTAAgtcagaaagaaagaaaaagcaCAATAAAATATTCAAGCAAGTTCATACAAGACGTTCAGTCATCAGATTTCAAAA GTGGAGAGAAATATTGAAAAGCTTGCAGGAATATAGACTTGCCTGCCAGACATTTCCGAGTGCTCCTATCGCTCGGAACTTTCGAGACCAAGTGCGCTCTCTGCTGCCATATCATGTGGGTGGTGGGATTGATCGAAGAAGAAGTTTTCCGATTGATAAACGAAACAACTTCAAACTCTCACTTCAGCCGCCATCGGT ACTTCTCGCACAGCATGTAGAGAACCAAACGTTGGTCAATGAACGGATCACTAGCCACCAGGCGGCATGCTTCAATCGGTTGCCATTGATTGGTCTCGTAAATGCTGCCCTGCCTTCCACTCCAGGTGATGATCGCGGACAAGGGTTTAAACTCTGGAAAGTTGGTCTGGTCTGCATGGGACCATCAGATGG GGCACATTTGGCATGGCTCCAACATAAACTTGGATTTCGCACAAGAAACTCTCCTGACGTTAAATCCAGCGTCGTATTTTTGCAAGATTTTGATTGCGTTAAAGACTTTGACCACTTGGAGCGTTGTAGAGTTTGTGTGTCGTGCAAG AACCTACAAGATGGGGTCGCCTCTAGGTCAGACATCATGGGAACTTCAggattaattttgtttctgtcGAGTGTGAACGACGGGAGACTTATTCTG aaaaatttgaagaatTTGTTTCATCATAAACCTAATAATCCTCAAATTCCGATTCTGATTGTCACTTTGGGGTCTGAAGGTTATGACGTTATAAAAG CTTTGATCATGGACCAATATTCTGATCACTTCTCTTCCTGCAAACTGCTCGAATTGATGGAAAATGATTTCATGAAAAATTCGTCTATG CTCAAGGATGAGGTGAGATGGCTGGTGTCAAGCTATCCTCAATACCCTGACGTTTCCTGTTCAATCATGCGTGACGTTCTGGAAGAGGAATTGTCGTTCAAATATATCACTCCACTGCACAGGCACATAGCCCTCCGCAGACAGCAGAACTTGTATAACTTG GCTCCACAGGAAATCATTGAAATGTACAACGGTGTTATAGACGGGATACGCGACGTTTTAACAAACACTGATTTGGTTGATGTTTCCTGGCCTATGGCTGAATTACAATCCCATG TCGGAGGGTTCAAACAGCAACCTGATGCTGAGTGGAACACGCCAGCGCAATTCGACAAAATAAACTCAGTTTGTGCAAAACTCAAGTTACCCACATTCCCAGATTTCGATGACAGTG ATTCATTAAGTGACATTCAAAGCAAAGTGTTGAAGTATTGCCTTCAAATGCTTCCAAACCACACAGCACTAGCAATGACATTAGACGCCAGCATCGTGGATTTTATTCATTCCCAACTCATAGAAGATTGTGAAGATTTCGTTCTTCACTTCCCTTGGGAAAAAGTAGTAAATGCGATCGCCAGCACGAGctttcgtgacgtcatttaCAACTCTGAGGAAG GCAACATGCTGGTTGCTTACTTTGGAACAGACTTGCATCAAGTTTCTCTGCCTCAGAAGTTTCTTGTCATTTTTAATCAAGTtgaatttaatgaaatggAAGAAAAAGA ACTTGACACGATAAACCTGAATGAGAGCTTCCATTCACAAGAAATGGGAGCCACACACAACCTACAGAGCATCTTGCACCGGAGCAAAAATAAG ACGAACCATGAAGTGAGTTGGATAGAAGAAGAAAGCGACACCCAAGTCACCACGAACAAAGCGGTGAATCTGCGCtcacaaattaaaaaagaagcAATTGAAAGTGACAG GTTTGAGAAATACCTGGAGACCCTTCTCAGAGAAGGAGCAGCACAACTCAATGTTGTTCCAACAACATGA